A region from the Spea bombifrons isolate aSpeBom1 chromosome 7, aSpeBom1.2.pri, whole genome shotgun sequence genome encodes:
- the EPN2 gene encoding epsin-2, which translates to MTTSSIRRQMKNIVNNYSEAEIKVREATSNDPWGPSSSLMTEIADLTYNVVAFSEIMSMIWKRLNDHGKNWRHVYKALTLLDYLIKTGSERVSHQCKENIFAIQTLKDFQYIDRDGKDQGINVREKSKQLVGLLKDDERLKGERAQALKTKERMAQVATGVGSNNQISFGRGSSQPNLSTSYSEQDYGKSGGSPASYHGSTSPRVSSELEQARPQTSGEEELQLQLALAMSREVAEQEERIRRGDDLRLQMALEESRKDTIKVPKKKAQKTSLMDLIDALPAAAASGPQKSEPWLAGAAAAPTPATASNSHPDPWGAAASPPASLDPWQSFGGTKTAAPNDPWGADAASALPPLPKSTDPWSPAPPAGGTNGTADPWGPPPAAKSASSNAGGASFDPFSNLNGAAKDDFSEFDSLRTSSKVSADSLSTLPSMRSGTTSPDLFDSQNASGTKPTAARKTPESFLGPNASLVNLDTLVHMPPPAAPTFNPFLASGAATSGGAPQVNPFQVNQPQALTLNQLRSSPLMGASASFNAMGTAPADPAPPLAAPLLGVSTLPAAHPAGLGLNMSMSATLPHHGTAMPPTAAQAMNVTNPFLL; encoded by the exons ATGACGACCTCATCCATAAGGAGACAGATGAAGAACATCGTCAACAATTACTCCGAGGCGGAGATAAAGGTGCGGGAGGCCACCTCCAACGACCCGTGGGGTCCCTCCAGCTCCCTGATGACGGAGATCGCCGACTTGACGTACAACGTGGTGGCCTTTTCAGAGATAATGAGCATGATCTGGAAGAGGCTGAACGACCACGGGAAGAACTGGAGGCACGTTTACAAAGCGCTGACTTTGTTGGATTATCTCATCAAGACGGGCTCGGAGCGGGTGTCCCACCAGTGCAAGGAGAACATTTTCGCCATACAGACGCTGAAGGACTTCCAGTACATCGACCGCGACGGCAAGGACCAGGGCATCAACGTGCGGGAGAAATCGAAGCAGCTGGTGGGTCTCCTGAAGGATGACGAGAGGCTGAAGGGCGAGAGGGCCCAGGCTCTCAAAACCAAAGAGAGAATGGCCCAGGTGGCCACCGGGGTGGGGAGCAACAACCAGATCTCGTTTGGCCGAGGATCTAGCCAACCCAACCTGTCCACCAGCTACTCCGAGCAAGACTACGGGAAGTCCGGTGGATCACCAGCGTCCTATCATGGCT CCACGTCTCCGAGGGTCTCTTCCGAGCTGGAGCAGGCCCGGCCTCAGACCAGCGGCGaggaggagctgcagcttcagctGGCCCTGGCAATGAGCCGAGAGGTGGCAGAGCAG GAGGAGCGCATCCGGCGAGGAGATGACCTGCGGCTACAAATGGCCCTCGAGGAAAGCCGAAAAGATACCATAAAAGTGCCGAAGAAGAAAGCG CAGAAGACGTCTCTCATGGACCTCATAGACGCTCTCCCAGCGGCAGCGGCTTCCGGACCCCAGAAATCAGAGCCTTGGTTGGCCGGAGCGGCGGCGGCACCAACACCAGCGACGGCATCTAATAGCCACCCCGACCCGTGGGGAGCGGCTGCCTCCCCGCCGGCCTCGCTCGACCCCTGGCAGTCTTTCG GAGGTACGAAGACAGCGGCCCCCAATGATCCCTGGGGGGCCGACGCCGCGTCAGCCCTGCCGCCGCTTCCAAAAAGCACAGACCCTTGGTCTCCCGCCCCGCCAGCAGGGGGAACAAATGGCACCGCGGACCCCTGGGGGCCACCTCCTGCCGCCAAGAGCGCTTCATCTAACGCAG GGGGGGCTTCGTTCGACCCGTTCAGTAACCTCAACGGGGCCGCCAAGGACGACTTCTCGGAATTCGACAGCCTCCGGACCTCATCCAAAGTATCAG cgGATTCCCTCTCCACGCTCCCGTCCATGCGCAGCGGGACCACCAGCCCGGATCTGTTTGATTCTCAGAACGCAAGCGGCACCAAACCGACGGCGGCTCGTAAGACGCCGGAGTCCTTCCTGGGGCCCAACGCATCCCTGGTGAACCTGGACACGCTGGTCCACATGCCCCCGCCGGCCGCCCCCACCTTCAACCCGTTCTTGGCTTCCG GAGCCGCCACATCGGGAGGAGCGCCGCAGGTCAACCCCTTCCAAGTGAACCAGCCCCAGGCTCTCACACTCAACCAGCTGCGCTCCAGCCCTCTGATGGGAGCGAGCGCGTCTTTCAACGCGATGGGGACCGCGCCGGCCGACCCTGCGCCGCCTCTAGCCGCGCCGCTCCTAGGCGTGTCGACGCTGCCGGCCGCGCACCCAGCGGGACTCGGGCTAAACATGAGCATGTCCGCCACGTTGCCCCACCACGGCACCGCCATGCCGCCGACTGCGGCGCAAGCGATGAACGTCACCAACCCCTTCCTGCTATGA